The genome window TCTTTGCTCCACTACCGTGCTTGCCAGCAGTTGCATGCAGGAGCGCGAAGCACAGCAGGCAGCCCAGGCCGCTACACCAACGCCACCTGAAACAACTATTGCACAGGATACCGCAGCCAGAATCAAAACCAACCCGGCGGATACTGCAACGTTGGCTTCTCAGCCTGCTGCAGATACTTCCTGGACTTATCCGGGCCCTAAACCATTACCAGGTGCTATACTTCCGGAAAAGCGGATATTGGCATTTTACGGCAACCCGCTATCAAAACGCATGGGTATTTTAGGGGAACTTCCTCCTGACAAAATGCTTCAGAAGCTTGATGAAGAAGTGGCTAACTGGAAAGCGGCCGATCCAGCTACGCCTGTTCAACCGGCTTTGCATGCCATAGTAGTTACAGCCCAGGGCAAGCCAGGCCGTGGCAGCAAGTATAGGTTGCGCATGACGGACAAGATGATAGAGGATGTGCTGGATATGGCCAAACAACGCGATGCTATTGTGTTTCTGGATGTGCAGGTAGGCCGAAGTACCTTGCAGGAAGAACTACCACGCCTTGTAAAATACCTGCAAATGCCTAATGTGCATTTAGGTATAGATGCTGAGTTTGCCATGAAGAACGGAGGTGTACCTGGCCGCAGGATCGGATCGTTCGATGCCAAAGACATTAATTTTGCAACTGGTTTTCTTGCTGACCTTGTAACAGAACACCAGTTACCACCAAAGTTACTGATCGTTCATCGCTTTACGCAGGGCATGATCACCAATACTGAAAACATTAAACTAGATCCACGCTACCAGGTAGTAATGCATATGGACGGATGGGGTGGCCCGGCTCTGAAAAAGGATACCTATCGCCGCTATATTAAAAACGAGCCGGTACAGTTTACAGGATTTAAGCTGTTCTATAAAAATGATACACGCGGCGGTCATCGCCTGATGACTCCGGCAGAAGTGCTTGCTCTTACACCAAAGCCGATGTATATCCAGTATCAATAAGTTTAATTTTGAATTGAGTAATTTTGGAATGATTGAATGCATTATCAAGCTTGTCATCCTAGTGTAATGAGACCTTTAACTATAGTTTGAAATAGATCTCTCGCTACACTCATAATGACAGTAAAGTAAAGAATAAATCAACTGTAAAGTATAAGGCAGCCAGAAAACCAGCTGCCTTATACTTTATCAGATATTCGTAACTCAGCATTCAAGACTCAGAACTATCTCTTTAGTTTGTCTTTCATCCATTCATCCAGCATATCCACCAGTTTCTGATTAAAGTGAGTAGCAGCAAAGGCATCGTACGTTCCTTCGTTTTGCATGCGCAGGTATTCTTTCTGCGTACCTGATTCTGCAAAAGTATGGTCGGTGCGGGGCACCAGTTTATATTCTGCCTTGCCCGGGTAGTAGCTATTCACAACATCTGCAATAATTTTGGCCCCATCTTCGTCTATGGCTTGCACATCGGCCTCCCCGAACAAAGATAAAGTATAAGCATTTGCTTCTTTCCAGGCTCTGTTTACCGGTACATCGTGTAGTTCCTGCAGGTAAGTATAGTGGCGACCAAACAAGTGTCCTTTACCATCATACTCATAGTTCTGCTCCAGGTAGGCTTTATACTTCGGGTTTTCGGCTAGCTGTTGCGGAGTTTTCTTTAGTACCATCAGCTCATACAGCATCGGCAACGATGTTTTCATATCCTCATCTACCTGTACATAATCTATACCTGCTATCGGGCGCTGCTCTCTACCTAATTCTATCATGTACTCCAGCCATGGTTTGCCAGTAGAGCCGTACGTTATAATACCCTTTACTTTATTCTCCATGGCTATGAGCGGAGCTGTAGTTGCACCCAGCGAGTGACCGAACAGGAACACGTTATCTTTATCTACAAAATCATAGGTTTTCAGCTTTTTAAGTCCGGCGGCAAAGGCAGCCAGTTCTTCATTATACCCAATTTCTGCGCAGGGCTTCGTGCCTTTGGCATCGCCCATACCCGGTTTCTCCATCCTGAATACGGCATAACCTTTTGCAACCAAACCATCTATCAGGCGGCGCTGGGTGTCGTGTTCGGGCATATTATCTAAAGAGTAGCAGCTAAACCCTTGAATAAAAAATACTGCCGGAAACCTGCCTTTGCCCTTAGGCTTTTTCATGATGGCACGTGCATAACCATTATTTTCCAGTGCCACTTCATCGTAAATCACATCAGCCTTTGGGTCGGTTTCGTAGGGCATGGGCTTTACCTTTCCTTTTACCTGCATCCTTTTACCGTTGCGGTACAAGTTTATACTCACTTTCTCATCTGCTGTAAAGGCTTTAGCTGTGGCCACTACCTCTTGTGCATTGGTTACTTCTTTTCCGTTAATGCTTACAAGCACATCCTGTGGTTGCAACTTTAGCGAAGCCGCGGTGCTGTTAGGTATAACAGCCATCACGATAGCCCCTTTTGCGGAAGGTACATTTTTAGCAGCAGCCACGGAATCGGTGAGCGGTGCCACCTGCACTCCCAGAAAGGGTCGTCGTTTCAGGTTTTGTGCAGTTACAACCGGGGTACAAAGCAGTACTGTCAGGAGTAAAAAGATCGGATTTCTCATAGTTTATAGTTAGTAGCTTTTAATCAGGGGACAGGTTGAAGATTTATACTTCCACCTAAAGTATAAAATTCATCACTTCACTTAAATTATCTTTTTAAAGTTAAAAATATTCCATAACTTATAAACATGTAAGGTGCACAACATAAAATTCAGAAAGTTTGCACCTGCCGGGAGCAAAAAGGCCCGGATTTTGCGTTAGGAGATTACAAACAAGCTGGTGCAGAAGTATAACTTCTAAAAGACAGCGTTTTAGCGAGAGGGGAAATTTATGGCGCAGTTCTTACAAGCCTCGTCGGCACTGAAGTTTGCCGTACGGTTTATCCAGATCATCATCGTGTTTCCGATGGCGGTGTTGCTCAGTTTTTATGTGCCACCGTACAAGTCTATGGACTATGAGCTTCACTTTTTACTATGGCTAATGGTTTCGGCAGCTATTTCTGTTGTAGTTACCCGTTTCAGCCCGAAGCTTATCGTGTTCACATTCTTTATTATTATGGGCGTGTTCTTTTATAACAGTAAGTTCCCGGGCATTACATTCGGCGATATTTATTCAGATTATAATGCAGCGTTGGTAAACATGACCAGCAATCCGCATAAGGTATCTTACTTTAAGCCGGTTAAGGGTACATACTTTCAGGAAGAACGTGTTAAAAACGCTATGCAGCCAACCCACCCGAAGCTGCGCAACTTTGCCGTAGAAAATTCTACCCGTTATTTTCATGATGAATATTACCGCAAGTATGGCAAGCTGGCCCGTTATTTCTCGCTGTTTAAATATGTGCGACAGAACTGGAAATACGTGAACGACCCGGTAAATATGGATTATTACTCTCCTCCTGTTGAAAGTATGGAACTGCTGGCCGGAGACTGTGACGATTACGCTATTCTGATGGCATCATCGGTAATGGCCATTGGTGGCGAAGCGCGTGTGGTTATCTCAGAAAGCCACATGTATACGGAAGTAAAAGTAGGTGAATCGGAAGATATTGATGAGGTAAGCCATGTGGTGAGAACGTTGTTTCCGGATGAAGTGAACAGCGGCAAAATACACTTTCATGAAACCAATGATGAGCTCTGGATCAACTTTGATTATACTGCCCGCCACCCGGGTGGTTATTTCCTGGAGCCTGAACTATACAGCGTAATTACTTTTGCAGAATAAGCCTATACTATAAGTACAGCTAAATCAGTTTTATACTCGTACAAGTGCAGCAGCCACCTTGCCGGTGGCTGTTTTATTATTTAATTTAGCCTGATAACCTAAACTGATTCTACCTATGCCCAAAATTCTGATTATAGATGATGAGCGGGCCATCCGTAGTACCCTGAAGGAAATTCTGGAGTTTGAGAATTACGCCGTAGACGAAGCCGAAGATGGCGAAAAGGGACTGCAGCTCCTGAGCAAAAGCAAGTATGATGTAGTGCTATGCGATATTAAAATGCCTGGCATGGATGGACTGGAAGTGCTTGAAAAGGCGATGGAGCTTTCACCAGATACACCGTTCATCATGATATCGGCACACGGAACGATAGATACTGCCGTGGAAGCCACCAAAAAAGGTGCCTATGACTTCCTGCAGAAACCACCGGATCTGAACCGTTTGCTGGTAACTGTTCGCAACGCGCTGGATAAAGCTACACTGGTAACCGAAACCAAGATACTTAAGAAGAAGATCTCCAAAACCTATGAAATGGTGGGTGCTTCGGAAGCACTTGGACGTGTGAAACAGGCCATCGAAAAAGTAGCCCCAACCGATGCCCGCGTACTTATAACCGGCCCTAATGGATCTGGTAAGGAACTGGTAGCGCGCTCTATACATGAGCATAGCAACCGCGCCAACGGCCCATTAATAGAAGTTAACTGCGCGGCTATACCTAGCGAACTGATCGAGAGTGAATTATTTGGCCACGAAAAAGGCTCGTTTACATCGGCAGTAAAGCAACGCATCGGTAAGTTTGAGCAAGCCAACGGCGGCACACTGTTTCTGGATGAAGTTGGGGATATGAGCCTTTCCGCTCAGGCCAAAGTGCTGCGTGCCCTGCAGGAACATAAGATTACCCGCGTTGGTGGCGACAAAGACATTCAGGTGGATGTGCGCGTGATTGCGGCAACCAATAAAAACCTGTTGGAGGAGATCGAAGCCAAAAATTTCCGTGAGGACTTGTACCACCGCCTGGGTGTTATACTGATACATGTGCCGCCACTTAACGAGCGACGCGAAGACATTCCGGACCTGGTAACCAAGTTCCTGAACGACATTGCCAACGATTACGGTAACAAGCCTAAAACGATTGCTGCGGATGCCATGCAGTACCTGCAAGGGCTGGATTGGCGAGGAAATGTGCGGGAATTGCGCAATGTGGTAGAGCGCCTGGTGATTATGAGCGGAAACGAAATCACCTTGGAAGATGCCAAAGCCTACGCCCGCCCGGTTGTAGCATAAACTTATACTTTGTAAACTATAAACCGCAGATCAGAAGTATAAAAGCTTCCGCTCTGCGGTTTTATAGTTTAGGAGAATTGATCCTTATTTGCTGACGCAGGTTTGTAACTCCACAGGGGCAGAGGCCCAAACTATAGTTCGTCACGAGCGAAGACGCCTGAGCCATTGTTAACCACTCTACACCACCAACAAATTACATCCCCGGATATCTGAATTATCAAAACGACCCAGTACTTCAAAACTCCCATCTTCATGTTGCCTGCCGATGTCTTTAGTTTCGATAAAAGCGCATGAATCTACATTGGCTAAGTCGATTACATTAATGCCACCTGAGCGGTGATGACTGCCGATATCGAATGGATCGTTAAGGTCGCGGAGCAGGGTCTGCATGGTTTGCCCGGCCTTGAAAAGCCCCTCTCCCATCGAATAACCTTGAGACAGTAGTTCCGTCATACCATATTCGGAGTGGATAGCATCAACGCCAAACCCCTGTTTTAAATAGCTATGCAGCTCTTCACGAACCATTTCACGGTGACGGCCTTTCATGCCACCAGTTTCCATGATTGTAACACCACTAAAATCATACTTTCCTTTCAGTTTTTCGGCCCAGTTTAATAAGGCGTAACTTACTCCGATAAGCAGTACTTTTTTGCCACGGGTGCGGGCTTTGGTTATACTTTGTAGCAGTTTACTATGATTATGTAGGTA of Pontibacter deserti contains these proteins:
- a CDS encoding alpha/beta hydrolase family protein; protein product: MRNPIFLLLTVLLCTPVVTAQNLKRRPFLGVQVAPLTDSVAAAKNVPSAKGAIVMAVIPNSTAASLKLQPQDVLVSINGKEVTNAQEVVATAKAFTADEKVSINLYRNGKRMQVKGKVKPMPYETDPKADVIYDEVALENNGYARAIMKKPKGKGRFPAVFFIQGFSCYSLDNMPEHDTQRRLIDGLVAKGYAVFRMEKPGMGDAKGTKPCAEIGYNEELAAFAAGLKKLKTYDFVDKDNVFLFGHSLGATTAPLIAMENKVKGIITYGSTGKPWLEYMIELGREQRPIAGIDYVQVDEDMKTSLPMLYELMVLKKTPQQLAENPKYKAYLEQNYEYDGKGHLFGRHYTYLQELHDVPVNRAWKEANAYTLSLFGEADVQAIDEDGAKIIADVVNSYYPGKAEYKLVPRTDHTFAESGTQKEYLRMQNEGTYDAFAATHFNQKLVDMLDEWMKDKLKR
- a CDS encoding transglutaminase domain-containing protein; translation: MAQFLQASSALKFAVRFIQIIIVFPMAVLLSFYVPPYKSMDYELHFLLWLMVSAAISVVVTRFSPKLIVFTFFIIMGVFFYNSKFPGITFGDIYSDYNAALVNMTSNPHKVSYFKPVKGTYFQEERVKNAMQPTHPKLRNFAVENSTRYFHDEYYRKYGKLARYFSLFKYVRQNWKYVNDPVNMDYYSPPVESMELLAGDCDDYAILMASSVMAIGGEARVVISESHMYTEVKVGESEDIDEVSHVVRTLFPDEVNSGKIHFHETNDELWINFDYTARHPGGYFLEPELYSVITFAE
- a CDS encoding sigma-54-dependent transcriptional regulator, with protein sequence MPKILIIDDERAIRSTLKEILEFENYAVDEAEDGEKGLQLLSKSKYDVVLCDIKMPGMDGLEVLEKAMELSPDTPFIMISAHGTIDTAVEATKKGAYDFLQKPPDLNRLLVTVRNALDKATLVTETKILKKKISKTYEMVGASEALGRVKQAIEKVAPTDARVLITGPNGSGKELVARSIHEHSNRANGPLIEVNCAAIPSELIESELFGHEKGSFTSAVKQRIGKFEQANGGTLFLDEVGDMSLSAQAKVLRALQEHKITRVGGDKDIQVDVRVIAATNKNLLEEIEAKNFREDLYHRLGVILIHVPPLNERREDIPDLVTKFLNDIANDYGNKPKTIAADAMQYLQGLDWRGNVRELRNVVERLVIMSGNEITLEDAKAYARPVVA
- a CDS encoding acyl transferase, with amino-acid sequence MDFKAQFKQQLHRQPVDFTQMALSLFRYQAENNPVYKAYLKHLHCQPDQINSLEQIPFLPIEFFKQQKVATGDFEPEITFLSSGTTQQTRSKHYIADLNWYNANTKYIFEHFYGPLEQYVVLALLPSYLEQGGSSLVAMVDYFVKQTRQHEEGFYLHNHSKLLQSITKARTRGKKVLLIGVSYALLNWAEKLKGKYDFSGVTIMETGGMKGRHREMVREELHSYLKQGFGVDAIHSEYGMTELLSQGYSMGEGLFKAGQTMQTLLRDLNDPFDIGSHHRSGGINVIDLANVDSCAFIETKDIGRQHEDGSFEVLGRFDNSDIRGCNLLVV